One Ilumatobacter fluminis genomic window, CGCCAACGCCGCTCCGTGGAGCTTTGCCCTCAAGCAGGCCTACGTCGCCGACTTCCCGCCCGAGTCGCTGTGGGAGGTCTACGGCTCGACCGAACTCGGCGTGAACACGGTGATGCGTCCCGAGGACCAGATGCGCAAGCCCGGGTCGTGCGGCAAGGAGGCGCCGATGGTCGAGGTGCGGCTCTACGGGCCCGACGGCGATGTGGTCACCGACACCGGGCCCGAGGCGACGGGCGAACTGTTCGTCCGGTCGTCGGCGGTGTTCGACGACTACTACAAGCAGCACGACAAGTACGAAGAGGACCGACGCGACGGCTTCCAGACAGTGGGAGACATCGCGTACCGCGACGACGAGGGCTTCATCTACATCTGCGACCGCAAGAAGGACATGATCATCTCGGGCGGGATGAACATCTATCCGGCCGAGATCGAGGCGGCCCTCGAGGCACACCCCGACATCTACGAGGCTGCGGTGTTCGGCATCCCGAGTGAGGAATGGGGTGAGACCGTCCACGCGATCATCGTCGGCCGGCCCGGCTCCGGAATCGACGAGGCAGCGGTCGACGAGCACGCCCGGGCCCACCTGGCGAGCTACAAGATCCCGCGTTCGTACGGTTGGCTCGACGAACTCCCCAAGACCGGCTCGGGCAAGATCCTCAAGCGCGACCTCCGGGCCCCCTTCTGGACAGACCGGTAAGCGGTCGGCGTCACCGTCGCGCGAGGACGGCGACTGCCTCGATCTCGACGCGGAACTCCGGTTCGGCGAGCGCCGCCACGCCGATGCCAGTCAGAGGTGCCATCGGCGGAGCGATGCCGAGACGGTCGCAGGCCCGAGCGACACCATCGCCGAACTGGGGAAGCACAGCGGGGTCGAGGTCCGTGACGTAGGCAGTCAGCTTCACGACATCGTCGAACGTGGCTCCAACTGCACCGAGCGCGGCGGCGACATTGAGGTAGCACTGTTCGACTTGGGCCGCGACGTCATCGCCGCCGACGTGGGCCCCACTGGCGTCCAGGGCTACCTGGCCGGCGATGAAGACCATCTGTGATCCGGACGAGACGGCGACCTGATGATGCGTCGGCGTCGTCGGAAGGGTGTGGGGTGTGAGAAGCCGTACGGGCACGATTCGTCTTCCGGTCAGGCGACGGCTGTCGGCCGGTCGAGGAAGTCGAGCGTGGCGGCGTTGACGATGTCCGGCTGTTCGATGAGCGGGCTGTGGCCAGCGCGCTTGAGTCGCCACAGTTCCGCATCGGGGATGTGCTCGAACAACTCGTCGGACCATGCCGGAGGTCGAGCATGATCTTCGACGCCCGACACGATCAGCGTCGGAGCGATGATCGACGCCAACAGATCGACTGCGCTGTCGCGCTCGACGACACCGCGCATCGCCGGTGCGAGGCGCGGTGACAGCAACTCGATGTGACGACGCCATCGTTGGATGCGTGCTTCAGCCGCCTCGCTCGCACGCGCTGACGCCGCGAAGAGGATGCCCATGAGCAACTCGACCGTCTCCTCCGAGTAGCCCTTGTCGGCGACCTCGTCGACGAGCCCCGTGAACGCCGCTCGCTGGTCGAGTGGTTCGGCACAGGCGGACGTGCCCATCAACACCATCCGGTGTATCCGGTGCGGTTGCCGTGCCGCCATCCGGACGGCGACGTCGCCGCCCATCGACTGGGCGACGATGCTGAATCGTTCGATGCCGAGCTCGTCGATGACCCTCCAGAGGTCGTCGGCAGCGTCGTCCATCGTCACGATCGTCGACGCCACTTCGTCGAGCCGGTTCTCCTGGCCGAGGAACTCTGGCGCGATGAATCGGAAGCGACCAGCCCCGGCAGCGATCAGGTCCTCGAACATGTGCGGTGAGAGGAACAGCGAGTGGAGACAGATGACGGCATCGAGTCCCGTCTCGGACGTGTCGATCATTGCTGGGTACCCCTTGTCGTAGCGAACGCCGCGAACCATATGGACCGGCCACGGGCATGTCAATATGTGACGGATCTTTCATATACCGAAATCTGAACTAGAATGCCAGCATGCCCTCATCTGAGTCGCCGACGTCGACGCCGCACACGTTGCAGACCGTCGACCGAGCGTTGAGCTTTCTCGAGTTCGTCGCGACCAGCGACGAACCCCCGGCTGTCAAAGAGGTTGCAGCGGCGCTGCAGCTGAACCTCACCACGAGCTACCACCTGCTCAGAACGCTGGTGGCGAGGGGCTACCTCGAACGCGACGACGCAGGTCGACTCCGTCTCGGCGGTGGCGTCGGCACGCTGTCGCACGCATACCTGAGCGCCCTCGACGTCCGCCACGACCTCACCGTTCTGGTCCGCCAGATCAACGACGCGACGAACGAGACCGCGTTCCTGTCCACGCTCGACGGCCGCAGCGTCATTCTCAAGGAGCTCGTCGAAGGAACTCAGCCGCTCCGGGTCGGTGGTCTCACCGTCGGATACGCCGGCCCCGAGCTCCGACGTGCGTCCGGACGCGCCGTCCTCGCCTTCTTGGATGACGGGCCGCGGGACGACATCGTGTCGCGCAACCTGCGATCGATGCCCGCCCGTGAGCGCGAATCCGCACGGCGGACAATGGAGGAGGAACTCCGCCGGATACGCGATCGCGGTTTCGCAGTCGACGACGAGACCTCAGAAGCCGGGGTCACGGGCATCGCCGCACCGATCTTCGAGCACGCCGCGAGCGTCTATGGAGCCATCGGCCTGGTCGCACCGACCAGTCGGGTGGCCACGTCCCACGACCACTACGTCGATGTCGTGGTCGATGCCGCGCAGCGGGCCACCCAACTACTGGGGGGCGCCGCAACGCTCCGCTGATACCCCCTCGGCGCCTTCCCGAGCGACAAGGCGGCTCTCATCACACGGATACGAGCGGCGCTCTTGCCGGGCGTCATGAACCTCGTCCAACTCCTCGCCGACGCCGAAGCCTGAACCCGACGTGCACCATCGCCGAGCGTCTCGTTGACGGCGTCCGCACGACATGGGATGGTGACGACATGGGCACTCTCAGCGACGACCAACCCACCGAGGAAGCCGAGCTCCGGCGCCGTCTCGGCGAGATCTACGACGAGCTGGCCGAGGTGCCGAGTACCGAGATCGGACGACGAGCGAGCCTGCAGCACGAACGCGACGCCATCGCGGAGCGGCTCCGCTCGCTGGCCGCGAACCCCACCATCAGCCACGCGTGGACCGACCGGGCGGGGCTCCGGCCGTCGGGCGACGTCACCCCCGTGATCGTCTCGCCGGGCGAGGGCGGCGGCTGACCGCTACCGGCACGTTCCCGGGTCGGGTGATCTCCCGGAACGTCGACTCCGTCGCCGTCCCGTACGACACCCGACCCGAATGCACCCGACTCGAAGGGTCAGCGGGCGCGCATCACGCGGCGACGGTGATCGGATTGGTTCCGGCCGTCGATGCTCTTCTTCTTGGTGCCCTTGATCGTCTTGATCTTGCTCTCGTCACCGGTCACCGACTGCGCCTCGATGCGGGTCTCGCGCTCGAACGCGTGGGACTGGTGGGTGTTGCGGTAGTACCGCCACGAGACGTAGTAGACGCCGCCACCGCCGGCGGGCCCGGCGAGGAGGAGCCATCCGGGCACGCCGCCGTCGTCGGACGACGCGGCGAGGACGACGGTCGAGAACACCGCAGCGAGTTCGGCAGCGAGTGCAGCGATCATGACGTCGCCACCATGAGTGCGATCACGCCGGCGTCGATGACGCCGCCGACCGACACGGCCGCTGCGAGCAGCCGCTTGTGCGAGACGGGCACGCTGCCCATCACCTCGCCGGTCCGTCCGTTCACGGCGATGTAGTGCACCATGCCCTTGCCCTTGACCTCGTGGTAGTAGGAGTACAGCCAGACCGGGAGGTACATCGACACCCACCGCGTACCGTGCACATCGAGCTTCTCGACCTCCCAGCACACCCCGCGGTCGAACTTCTTCACGCTCGGCTCGACCTGCGAGCGAGCGATCGAGAGCAGCTGATCCTCGACCTCGGGGACCAGATGGGCGACGTCCTGGTCGCGCTTCTCGGAGGTGTACCCGGTGAGGTAGCTGGCGTTCCACTTCACGGCGTTCTCGGTGTCGAACGGCAGGATCGTGTTGATGATGTTGTTCGTGTTCGCCGACGAGTCGAAGTTCGCTCGCTCGGCCGACGACTCGACGGTGAGATCGTCGACCGTGAAGTCGACGTGGCGACGGACCTCGTAGCGGTCGGCGTCGTACACCGTCTCCTCGTTGTCGCCAGAGCCTCTCGTGTACTTGCGTGTCTGGATCTCGCCCTTGCCCGTGATGTCAGCGCTCGCGTTGCTGTCGACCACCATGTACGGCATGTAGACGCCGACGATGTTCTCCGGCTTGAACTCGGCGGCGAATGCCCGGTCGGCGAAGAGCTTGCGCTTGCCGGCGAACGCCCTGATCCGCTCGACGGCGTCGCCGTGCGTGATCGTGAACGGCAACACGGCGTCGGGCACAGCGCCGTTCGGGATCTGCTCGTTGACGGTGAGCACGTGGCGGCACCAGTGACACCGGGCCGTCATGTTCTCGGCGGTGTTGACGACGACCTCGGCACCGCAGCCCGAACACTTCATCGTCATGACGACGTCGACCGAGGCGTCGATGTCGGACGCGCCCGAACCGATCGTGGTTCCGGTCAACGTCGTCAGGTCGCCGTTCTCGATCGTCTCGTCGAGCCGGGCCTCCGACCACTGGTGACGGCAGAACAGACAGATGAGCTCACCGGCGGTGGCGCGCAGCTGGACATCGGTCGAGCCGCACTTCGGGCATCGGTTGATGCCGTCGTCGAGACCGTCGTTGCTGGTGTCGATCACGGGGTCGCCGGTGTCGACGACGTCGTCGAGCGTCGGGACGGTCGGATCGGCCAGATCGGTGGGATCGCTCGGGGCCGTCGGCGCTGCTGCAGCGCCGTCGGCGGTTGCATCTGGATGGGAGCCGCGAGCGGTCGACGGGTCGCCCGCTCCCGGCGGCGGGAAGTTCGTCATGTCGGTACCGACGTGATCGAGTCAGGGTCGCCCGGGCTCAGAGCCCGAGGACCTTGTTCTTGGCGGCGTCGTAGTCGTCCTGGGTGATCAGGCCGGCATCGAGCATCTCTTTGAACTTCGCGAGCTGGGCCACCGGATCGTCGGCGGGCGCCGCCGGTGCGGCGGGTGCCGGTGCGGGCGGCGGTGCAGCGGCTGCGCCGGCGGCGGGCGGCGGCGGGGGCGGCGGGGTGCTCTGGGCACCGATGCCGGGCACCGGCTGCTGGAGCCCGCCCAGGCCGGTCGCGCCGGCAGCCATGCCGAGGCCGACCAGGCCGGCGGCACCGCCGTTCTCACCGGCGCCTTCGAAACCGGCGGCGACCGACGCCTGCAGGTTCGAGTTGCCGCGGGCGCCGGACAAGGCGTCGGCACGCTGG contains:
- a CDS encoding alpha/beta fold hydrolase — encoded protein: MVRGVRYDKGYPAMIDTSETGLDAVICLHSLFLSPHMFEDLIAAGAGRFRFIAPEFLGQENRLDEVASTIVTMDDAADDLWRVIDELGIERFSIVAQSMGGDVAVRMAARQPHRIHRMVLMGTSACAEPLDQRAAFTGLVDEVADKGYSEETVELLMGILFAASARASEAAEARIQRWRRHIELLSPRLAPAMRGVVERDSAVDLLASIIAPTLIVSGVEDHARPPAWSDELFEHIPDAELWRLKRAGHSPLIEQPDIVNAATLDFLDRPTAVA
- a CDS encoding IclR family transcriptional regulator — translated: MPSSESPTSTPHTLQTVDRALSFLEFVATSDEPPAVKEVAAALQLNLTTSYHLLRTLVARGYLERDDAGRLRLGGGVGTLSHAYLSALDVRHDLTVLVRQINDATNETAFLSTLDGRSVILKELVEGTQPLRVGGLTVGYAGPELRRASGRAVLAFLDDGPRDDIVSRNLRSMPARERESARRTMEEELRRIRDRGFAVDDETSEAGVTGIAAPIFEHAASVYGAIGLVAPTSRVATSHDHYVDVVVDAAQRATQLLGGAATLR
- a CDS encoding RidA family protein, whose protein sequence is MPVRLLTPHTLPTTPTHHQVAVSSGSQMVFIAGQVALDASGAHVGGDDVAAQVEQCYLNVAAALGAVGATFDDVVKLTAYVTDLDPAVLPQFGDGVARACDRLGIAPPMAPLTGIGVAALAEPEFRVEIEAVAVLARR
- a CDS encoding TFIIB-type zinc ribbon-containing protein produces the protein MTNFPPPGAGDPSTARGSHPDATADGAAAAPTAPSDPTDLADPTVPTLDDVVDTGDPVIDTSNDGLDDGINRCPKCGSTDVQLRATAGELICLFCRHQWSEARLDETIENGDLTTLTGTTIGSGASDIDASVDVVMTMKCSGCGAEVVVNTAENMTARCHWCRHVLTVNEQIPNGAVPDAVLPFTITHGDAVERIRAFAGKRKLFADRAFAAEFKPENIVGVYMPYMVVDSNASADITGKGEIQTRKYTRGSGDNEETVYDADRYEVRRHVDFTVDDLTVESSAERANFDSSANTNNIINTILPFDTENAVKWNASYLTGYTSEKRDQDVAHLVPEVEDQLLSIARSQVEPSVKKFDRGVCWEVEKLDVHGTRWVSMYLPVWLYSYYHEVKGKGMVHYIAVNGRTGEVMGSVPVSHKRLLAAAVSVGGVIDAGVIALMVATS